From the Quercus lobata isolate SW786 chromosome 6, ValleyOak3.0 Primary Assembly, whole genome shotgun sequence genome, one window contains:
- the LOC115950707 gene encoding uncharacterized protein LOC115950707 has translation MVSLETVQTNSRSIEPTSSPRISFSAEFLDEKNFISISPNSLQVEKGEGMEIEKARNGDFEFLSSNASSHAMLTADELFFEGKLLPFWQMQHSEKLNKISLKAKDEEEKEVNKEESTRVNWFVDDDPSPRPPKCTVLWKELLRLKKQRASSLSPSSSSSSSSSSATSLADVATKDEGKGGSGNREKHVKRIKKGLERTRSASIRIRPMINVPICTQMKNSALPPLFPLRKGRLDR, from the coding sequence ATGGTCTCCCTAGAAACTGTTCAAACTAACTCTAGATCCATTGAGCCAACTTCAAGTCCCAGGATTTCTTTCTCTGCAGAGTTTCTGGATGAGAAAAACTTCATCTCCATTAGCCCAAACTCTCTGCAGGTTGAAAAAGGTGAAGGCATGGAGATAGAGAAAGCAAGAAATGGAGACTTTGAATTCCTCTCAAGCAATGCAAGTAGCCATGCAATGTTAACTGCTGATGAGCTTTTCTTTGAAGGGAAGCTCCTTCCATTTTGGCAAATGCAGCATTCAGAAAAGCTCAACAAGATCAGTCTCAAAGCGAAAGACGAAGAGGAAAAAGAGGTGAACAAGGAGGAGAGTACTAGGGTAAATTGGTTTGTTGATGATGACCCATCACCAAGGCCACCTAAGTGCACTGTTTTATGGAAAGAGCTATTAAGGTTGAAGAAGCAACGCGCTTCTTCTTTatcaccatcttcttcttcctcatcatcatcatcttcagcTACCTCACTTGCTGATGTAGCTACAAAAGATGAAGGGAAGGGAGGGTCAGGGAATAGAGAGAAGCATGTGAAGAGGATAAAGAAAGGGTTGGAGAGGACAAGGTCAGCTAGTATTAGAATAAGGCCTATGATCAATGTCCCAATTTGCACACAAATGAAGAACAGTGCATTGCCACCTTTGTTTCCACTAAGGAAGGGAAGATTAGATAGGTGA
- the LOC115950591 gene encoding putative leucine-rich repeat receptor-like serine/threonine-protein kinase At2g14440, whose translation MSFLSLLLLLLFSFLPLSLSQQQPPPPKGILINCGATEESTIDDREWLPDTDFVSGGTSKNLTIPVTVPTLATVRSFPLRLHTKYCFVVEVFRSAKYVIRTTYFYGGVNDGHGSPPVFDQMVDGTFWNVVNTTVDYANNAASYYEGVFVAQGKTMSLCIGSNKYTDSDPFISALEFLIVGDSLYNTTDFGNFSLSLVARNSFGYSGPIIQYPDDQFDRFWEPSRDNDSTVSENRNISVSGFWNVPPLKVFEAALTTTKVQPLVLNWPPASLSNSMYYIALYFADDRNSSSRVFNISINDVPYYRTLNVTPAGACVFATQWPLRGPTKITLTPAVGSDIGPLINAGEIFEVLDLGGRTATRDVIGLSMVKKSLKNPPLVWNGDPCMPRQYSWSGITCSYGPRIRVISLNLTSMGLSGSLSPSIVNMTGLTNIWLGNNSLTGPIPDLSSLKMLETLHLEDNQFSGSIPSSLGDIEGLRELFLQNNNLTGTVPNNLKDKPGLNLRTSGNNFESPPPS comes from the exons ATGTCTTTCCTCTCcctccttctcctcctcctcttttCCTTCCtccccctctccctctctcaacaACAACCTCCACCCCCTAAAG gTATTTTGATTAACTGTGGGGCCACCGAGGAGTCGACAATTGACGATCGAGAATGGTTACCGGACACCGATTTCGTGTCCGGTGGGACCTCGAAAAACCTGACGATCCCGGTAACCGTCCCTACACTCGCCACCGTCCGATCGTTTCCTCTCCGCCTTCACACCAAATACTGCTTCGTCGTCGAAGTTTTCCGCTCCGCGAAGTACGTAATCCGAACCACCTACTTCTACGGAGGAGTCAACGACGGCCATGGCTCCCCGCCGGTGTTCGATCAGATGGTGGACGGGACTTTCTGGAACGTCGTGAACACCACCGTGGATTACGCGAACAACGCGGCGTCGTATTACGAGGGCGTCTTCGTCGCGCAGGGAAAGACTATGAGTCTGTGTATCGGTTCCAATAAGTATACGGATTCGGACCCGTTCATTTCGGCTTTGGAGTTCTTGATAGTTGGGGATTCGCTCTATAATACCACGGATTTTGGCAATTTTAGCCTCAGCTTGGTTGCGAGGAACAGTTTTGGATATTCTGGGCCAATTATTCA GTATCCTGATGATCAATTTGATCGGTTTTGGGAGCCATCAAGAGATAATGATTCTACAGTATCAGAAAACAGAAATATATCTGTTTCTGGTTTCTGGAACGTTCCTCCTCTAAAAGTATTCGAGGCAGCTCTGACAACTACCAAAGTACAACCCCTGGTGTTGAATTGGCCTCCAGCATCCCTTTCAAACTCAATGTACTACATTGCTCTTTACTTTGCAGACGACCGTAATTCGAGCTCAAGGGTGTTTAACATAAGCATAAATGATGTGCCATATTACCGTACTTTGAATGTCACTCCAGCTGGTGCTTGTGTCTTTGCAACCCAGTGGCCTCTTCGTGGTCCTACAAAGATAACTTTGACCCCTGCTGTGGGTTCAGACATTGGTCCTCTGATAAATGCTGGAGAGATTTTTGAAGTGCTAGATCTTGGGGGAAGAACTGCTACTCGAGATG TTATTGGTTTGTCAATGGTAAAAAAGAGTCTCAAGAATCCTCCACTTGTTTGGAATGGTGATCCTTGCATGCCCCGCCAGTACTCTTGGAGTGGCATTACTTGCTCCTATGGTCCCCGGATCCGTGTGATCTCCTT AAACCTGACAAGCATGGGCCTCTCAGGATCACTGTCTCCTAGCATTGTCAATATGACGGGATTGACTAACAT ATGGCTTGGGAATAACAGTTTGACTGGACCTATTCCTGATCTCAGTTCATTGAAGATGCTAGAGACATT GCATTTGGAAGACAATCAGTTTAGTGGATCTATTCCCTCATCACTTGGGGACATTGAAGGCTTGCGTGAACT TTTCTTACAGAACAATAATCTGACCGGTACAGTTCCAAATAACCTTAAAGATAAACCTGGACTGAACCTTAG GACTTCTGGAAATAATTTTGAATCTCCCCCACCTTCTTGA